In Juglans regia cultivar Chandler chromosome 13, Walnut 2.0, whole genome shotgun sequence, the DNA window ttatatttaaatctcaaaatatatgcaAAACATGAAAATCAGTTGCTTGGATGTCTGAAATGTTGGATAAGCATATGCATTTGGAGAATCATCTCTTTCCTGAACTCTTATTGTCATTCTTTTTGCTATTTCATGCGCATTTCTATGTCTGCTTGTTtcgccaattgagcctctaactcatgatGTCTTGTAATCAACTCTTTGATCctggaattcgcattctctaacACTATAGATGTACTTGATGTTGAGGAAGAGCTAGACGGCTTTACAAAGCGACCCAAACCTctcaaatatcttgaattttgaCTCAGAACTTATGTAAAAACTTCCTGAACCTGTTCTAGACCGGGTTAATATTTAGGGAGATGCACAGTCGGAAGATCATGAAGTATCGGCAGGTGAGACATCTACGCAGGTCGATGCATCACACACAACTACTCGTGAGGAGAATGAACGATATAGTGTTTGCAGAGATTAGTGGACACACATAAGCGGTGATAGATGCAGTACGTACGGAGGTCCGTACTGCCATGTAATCTGAGTTGCATACAGAAATTAATGCTAGTATCTCATAATTATGTACAGAGATTAATGCTAGTATCTCTGAGTTACGTACATAGATTATTGCGACTCAGGTCACGATCACTATTCGACTGATATAGATAGAGACACACTTAGCTGCAGTTGAGGATGTGTGCATAGAGTTGAGATCATAGtagtttctatatttatttatttttgtttttagtatggATAATATCTggtattttgtaaatttgatttaattatgaattaaatattgtttgtcTTTTCTAGATCAATTATTGATTTGTATTATTCctgttatttaatttataaattttatataaattattagttaatataagaataattatatttattatccCTAGTACACGCCACACATTttacctattttattttattttttcatttttcctataatAAGTATATGgtgtatagatgataaatagaacaattcaattagtttaataagaataaaataaaatttaaaataaaaacgtaaaaaatgataaaaaaataattttaaaatttgtaaagtAGCATTCATCTAACCACCATTTGAACACTTTAATGTACATTTGAACATTGTTTAACttaccattcgaacaatatagtaatatgttcgaacggtaagtCAATGTCCTGCCAAAATTTATTGACTTAACCTGCCAATTTACTGtttgattataaataatatctattcgAACATTGTTTTACCTTAGAGTTTGAACATTTTTGTAtgttgttcgaacgttaagtcaATGTCCCGCTAAATGTTTTCACTAAACGCGCCAAATTATCGTTTAACCATATATTATTTCCATTCAaatgttcattttattttgttcgaacgttttttcTGGATATTTGAACGGCTATCTTATTAGGGACGAATTTTGAAATTCATCCCTGCATCTCATTTTTTGGAACGATTTTTATTAGTTCAAGATAAAAATCGTCCCAATAGctcttttttgttgtagtgatttgCTGGTGGTTTGACGTTGAAACATTTGTTGTTATGGGTACATGCTATGTTAACTGTGCTAATGATTTGTTAGGACCATATGATTTTGGTTTGTGAGCATTTACTGCGATGTATACCAATTGTTGTCTTGCAATGTAtaccataaatatatatgatgttagtTTGTGAGCATTTATGGTTGCATGCTACATTTAAGCTAAACCTGGTTTGTTCTATTTATCTCAGATTGTAGTGGTTGGATTGTAGTGTTCTAGGAGTAAAAGAGATAAACATACAAGGCAAGAGACTTTAATTGttgaatttctaaaatttttgcaGGAACTTAGCCATATATTGGAGGAGATTAAGCTAGTGAAAGACGAGATGAACTTCAAACAACAAGATTGGAAGTCATGCCATCAACTCAGTGGCTTTGGATATCTCAGATTGACTACTATAGAAGTAGCTGTATGACCATATATAAGAAGCAATAAAATTGTCAATCCTTGCTTTAATCATAGAATCATTGGaatgaaaagattttatttctttattttaatttaacataCGATTTTATAGATATGTTATTAACTTAATAATGTTGGGACAAtgggctttttatttttatagaaagatattttattgtcaataaagaaaatgaagaaaattgaaattacatttgaatgtaaaaaaataatagatttaattGTTTGTATTATATTCCTAACATCTCTTTACTTTGTCTTTATCCGTCTTCATCCACCTTAATCAACATATTCGTCttttttcatgatttcatgtATTGTCGAGAACTTTATGTGATTAAATACAAGAATTCTCTTCATAAAACTACCATGTTACCCACATTTTCTATAACTGCTAAATATCCATCTTCTTTTATGACGAGATTCTGTGGTAGATCGCTTGCTAATTAAGCTGTCCTGCAGTGCAGAAGCAAAACGGGGACAAgacaacaacaataaatatttgtaatattactGTGGGAAAATCAGGGTATTTTAGgacaattttatatattacactattattttattttcattctattatataatatgtgacatatttattattattagatgttattttatttgataattttttattatttaataataataaatatgacatattttatataatgaaatgaaaataaaatgtaaatgtTACGTAGAATGTTAATCATTTTATGGAGAGGATGGGGAAATGATTAGAGAAGATCAAGAGACATGGAAGTGGGAGAGTGGGTTCTCAAGATTTGTGCACTTGTGGTTTCCATGGGATGGGATTcttgacttttgtttttttgggagTTAAGTCATTCGCAATTGAGATTTTGATTCTTTCTACTAAATTTTGTCATCTAGCAGCTATCCTGTCGCCTAGTATGTACCGTTGGCGTACGTTGGGGGCATCATCAGTgtaattgctttttttttttttcttcttcttcttctcctcttttctttttttaaaaaaaatatttaaaaaaatacacaaatttttattgataataactttcttaactattaaaaaataataattaaaaaatatatatattttgtaatgctACGTACAATCGTAGAGTGTATAAGTATtgtgcaatcattttaaaaaagagtatgatctattattaaaaaattagtttctttttttttgtgttccatatttattttttttaaagtaattatacgACGTTTACGCACTCACGACTACGACTGTAtcattcttcttttccttttggtcATTCCCAATCACACATGGTAGTACATTACATTTTATTCTAAGTGGCTTCTTGTGCCAACTGCATCCACTCGAAATATGCCTCATCATCAAAATAGATTGGAAAGGACAAGAATTAGGATGATCGACCTTGTACTTCACGAGAAGAACTTGTAGTTCTTGGCTGAAAGGATGATCGACCTTAGCCCACCAATGGGTGATAGGACCATCAACATAACACCTAGCACAATGCAGATCTGATATGTAGaaatcaaaacagaatcagtttaagatattgaaaagaaaaggaaaaagaacaataattcaataaaatccaAGTTTGATCTCGTTTGGTAGTTTGAAGCACTGTCAACATTACCCAGTTTGTGATCCAAGATAAGCTGAACTTTTTGGGTTTATAGATGGCGAGCCATATGATGCAGGGGAGCTGTAATGAGTCAAAAAACGAAATCTTTTAGCATTATCTTGGATTATCATGTGACgaagggaaaataaaataattttttcttacgaAGTATGTTGTCGGGGCAAAAGCGAATCCGCCAAAGAAGCCAAGGAGGCCCCCAAAGAAAGGGACTGCTATGGCTACGATCATGGTAAACGCTGCAGTCATGCAAACAAGTCACAGTTTTTTAgtaaaaaacttcaaattccaGAATTCATTTGTGTACGTGTGCGTGAGAGAGAAGCTGGCTGGCTTACCAACATATGAGGTGCGAGTAACAAAGCGAAGAATGAAAGAAGGTGTGAAGTTCAGTTTCTTCACCAGCAAAGTTTCCAGCATATCGAACACCGGCATCGCGAAGATCTGCGGTTTTCCACACTtcagcaaagaaaataaatgaacatAAAGCAGACAATGGAACTATGGAAACGCACGCAGTACCTGGTAACTTCCAATGACATGAACAACAACAAACATGTTAGCCATTGCAATAAGCCATGCGGGCTTCTCCAGGGTAATGAGGATGTTGTCATCGATGCTGTTCCCAAAAATCCAGTACCCAATCAGAGCAACAGGGAAGTAGCAAATGGCCACAACGATGTACGCAACAAACACTCCTTTCCACATGGGTCCCTTGGAAGGCTTTTCTGGAGTTGATGGGATTGTTGCTTGGATCTCCAAAACCACATTGTGGCCAGCATAGGCAAATGCCACATCACCCAATGCGTTAAAGAAATTGAAGGTAGCCTCCGATGTGGTTTTAGCTGTGTAACTATAGTCCACATCTGGTTTTACTCCCTTCCCAGCAGAAGCTGCCCAAGCAATGGTTGAGTAActgcacatataacaccaatatGAATTAATCTAACTGTTTCATTGTACGTGACTTCCAGACAATGTTGACACAGACAGGGATTCACCTTAAGGACATGACCGCCGCGGCCAGTGACACGATGGAAATAGAGTTGAAGTTTGGGAGATGAGAGAGAACAAAGTGCACTGAAGCGAAAATCATGATAAAGTAGGAAGTCTTGATTTCCTTGCAATCAGGGCAAACCGAGTCGTGGAACTTCTTCAGAGATCTCCCTCCAGTGACCATGTAGACAATGTCCCCACCAACTTCAACGATCAGCTGTTGGGGCAACACAATCCAAAGTCCCAGCTTGTCACCAAATGCATACTGGCCAAGCTGATGGTACCTATCGAATCGCTTCCCGGGTACCATTTCGTGCATCTCAACCATTTGCCATAGAGTGTATAAGGTGATCACCCATGACAGTATAAGAATGGTTACACCAGGACCCCTATtattattgaaggaaaaaaacatCTGGTTACATAGTCCTCTGTTTGCTCTAAACCCAGAAAccaattaattatcaaaatccAAACTAGAAGTGAATCAATAAACATACCATCCAAGATGTGACATGGCATAAGGGAGGCTGAGGACACTGGCACCAACCATGGCGGTGACATTGTGGAAAGCCGAGTGCCACCATTTGGCGTTCCGAGAAGAAGTGATCGGAAGCCAATCGTCGATTTCCTTCTGCTTGGCTGCATCGTTCTGTGACCCATCCTGCGCCATCTTTAATTTGCTTCAATTCTATCAAGAATCAGACTGATCTTGGAAATTAGAGTTTGAAAGAGACAACAATAGAGGCCACAAGCACGtctaggtacgtacgtacgtacgtacatataggTTAtaggtacatatatatatatatatatatatatgccagtTATGGGCATTACTTGGTTACTGTGGTCAGCGATACTTTCTGTTTATGACTAACTGAATCTAGTCCGAAAGGGCGTCATTGGGATACTGAGTTGTACGGGTATCTGAAATGACATGAAAGTCCCACGTTTCTGCATTCAATGATGCTATTATGGTTACATACGATTAATCTGATTGGATACGTACGAGGTATGGTATCTCGAGCACATGTGTTTTTGTAATTCTGGCTGCCAACAAAAGTAATGATACTGACAGCACTTTTTACAacacttttttataatatatgatataagatgaaagtatttttataaaataatattattttttatgatattttataataatatctgtcatatattatttttcgcCAACAAATTAGAATTGCCTGTTATTCGAATCTAACGTGTACAGCTTGTCAAATGTTATTGTTTTGCCATGTCATTCATTTTTTGTAGAGTACTGTCGtgtcttaaatatataaatttggtataattttctttttgtaaaattacaagtctcaataaaaaatgagttttttacattttcttttataatgagatttatttttttataaacgaTTTGTACggaatttatgtatttataatttatatatatcatttctcttttgcatattttaaaacACTCTCCCTAAATTTGTACGAGGACAACATCTTCTTTGATCTTTCTTCGACTTTATTTatcacataaatatttatatatttttttgtatttatattttataccctttatttaataattaattcaaggATGTACATTCAAATGCCATATCAACATCCGAGGCGAAGGTGGGGCTGGCCCCtctggtttttatttatttttcctgaaaattttatggtaattaaatttttttgttttattttaaaaaactaaattaaaatataatattgattaTGTCTCTTTTAAAACTTGTACTTATATGggtaaaacatatttaataaaagagttATACTAAATAGTAGCTATTATAACGGTACATACATTACACACTCTACGTgattgttgatttatttattatttttttaatgcaaaacgTACATGCATTCTACTCGGTAgtgttttctcttcttctcaatTCGAATTTCGCCCGTGTCAAGCTCTCGAGTTTTCACCCACGTCGAACCTCCTCCCTTTCCAGCGACATCGAGCCCGTCTGCACAATGCCGCCACTCCCCGTTTCACCTAGCTCTCCTACCTCCCTGTTGCCCGCCAATCTTCTATTGTTCCTTCCCCCCCTCCCTTCTCCCCCTTGGCATCGCCCCCCACCTCCACCCCCACCACCCGTGTCGCCCATCCTCTCGCCCACCCCCACCCACACCACGTAGCGACGACGCAGCTAAAGCGCATGAATTTTACACGCAGCTGAAGCGCAAGCAATTTTTGAGGTGTTCCTTCCCAACTCCCGAGTAGTTGGTACTGCTTCACCACCATTGAGTAATGAAGGAGGACAACGTTTCAGCTTGATATTGTGGTCAAGTAATTAGTGAAAACCAAGTTGAGCTGTAGCTGCAGACCCGTGAAGAAAAGGCAGAAATTGTATTCACAGACCAAGATTTTCTTCAAGAAACGCCCTCACTTCCTCGTTTCCTCCAAAGCAAACCAACACTTCAACTTCTTTAACTCAACCTCACGCGTCACAACCTATGAGTTCCCCCAATCCCATCCCTCCAACTCTCAAGGGATTCTTCCCCACACCCCATCGCAATTCAAGCCAAACCAAAGCAGACCCTCCAACTAGATTGACAACAACCATGTATCAGACGCTATAGAAAAGAAGATGGGCGACTGGGAGGGGGGAAAGAGAGGAAGGAAATGGAGCAAAGTTAAAGGAGATTAAGCTAGTGAAAGAGGAGATTAACTTCAAGCAACAAGATTGGAAGTCATACTATCAATTCAATGGATTTGGATACCTTAGATTGACTACTATAGAAGTAGCTGTATGACCATCAGAAGCAACAAGATTGTCAATCCTTGCTTTAATCATAGAATCATTCGaatgaaaagattttatttcttgGTTTTTATTTAACATACGATTTTATAGATATGTTATTAACTTACGCCCCGTTTGGATTACGAAaccatatcaactcatctcatttcatctcattattacaactttttcaaatttccacacaaaataccataaacaattcaaatttttcaaatctcaaatctcaaaacaataataatagtaaaaaataatattcaaataatattttattcaacttttaacttctatctaaaattatttcatctcatcttactatccaaacggaggCTTAGTAATGTTGGGCCAAtgggctttttatttttatagaaagatattttattgtcGATGATGGAATGGAAGAAATtacatttgaatataaaaaataatagatttaattgtttgtattttattattaacatcTATTTACTTTGTCTTTATCCGTCTTGATCCACCAGAATCAACACATTCCTCttttttcatgatttcatgtATTGTCGAGAACTTTATGTGATTGAATACATGGATTCTCTTCATAAAACTATTATGTCACCCACATTTTTTGTAACTGCTAAAAATCCATCTTTTATGTCGAGATTAATCTGGGGAGCGGCTGGCAGCAGGATTGGGtgtatttacacattttacacCATCCAATCAGAAAATGACACATAAGAATTTCTTCAAAAGTGAAATAAAACTAGTTCCAGTGAATCCGTAGGAATTTTTTAGGACCTCTGCCCGATACCTAGGCTTTTTCCCCTCTCTTCAGTGttttcacctctctctctctctctctctctctctctctctctctctctctatagttGCAGCACCATGAGCTTTCAAGAAGGGAGTAAAAAATCCATAGAAAAAATTCCAGGCTGTTGTCCCGTGGCCAACTCGAAGGGGCGAAAGCGGTTGATGCCCATTTGATCAGGTTTTCCATGAGTTTTGAAccaatttattcttattttgcaAATGCCATTGAACAATATGGTGCGTACGCTAGAATCAAGCTATATCATGTCTCAAGTCCATATATCTCGAAGAATAAGTGCTTGTCGGCCTTTGATCGGTCCCTCTTAATCGACTGTCTGAtcataaacatataattatattttgattgtAGATCAGGATATCAACCTTCACCTAGCTCCCATGCACTTTAACCCCTTT includes these proteins:
- the LOC109019485 gene encoding lysine histidine transporter 2-like, which produces MAQDGSQNDAAKQKEIDDWLPITSSRNAKWWHSAFHNVTAMVGASVLSLPYAMSHLGWGPGVTILILSWVITLYTLWQMVEMHEMVPGKRFDRYHQLGQYAFGDKLGLWIVLPQQLIVEVGGDIVYMVTGGRSLKKFHDSVCPDCKEIKTSYFIMIFASVHFVLSHLPNFNSISIVSLAAAVMSLSYSTIAWAASAGKGVKPDVDYSYTAKTTSEATFNFFNALGDVAFAYAGHNVVLEIQATIPSTPEKPSKGPMWKGVFVAYIVVAICYFPVALIGYWIFGNSIDDNILITLEKPAWLIAMANMFVVVHVIGSYQIFAMPVFDMLETLLVKKLNFTPSFILRFVTRTSYVAFTMIVAIAVPFFGGLLGFFGGFAFAPTTYFLPCIIWLAIYKPKKFSLSWITNWICIVLGVMLMVLSPIGGLRSIILSAKNYKFFS